The DNA region TTCTGAGCGATAAGTCTTGCCGCCATTCGGGAATCGGCGGCGAGGTAATCTGTTACGTCTGGTAAGGAGAGGATGAAGCATGTCGAGGATCGGTAAGAAACCTATAGATATACCCGGAGGGGTGAACGTCACGCTGGCCGGGAACGCGATCAGGGTGAAGGGGCCAAAGGGGGAGATGAACTGGGTTTATCCCGAGCGAATTACGGTCGAGCTCAGTGAAGGTAAGCTCCTCGTGAACAGGTCTGGCGATCTGAAGGAAGAGAGGTCATTGCACGGACTTTCGAGAAGCCTGATCGCAAACATGGTTACCGGGGTTTCTCAGGGATACGAGAGGGTTCTCGAAATCTCGGGTGTCGGCTATAGGGC from Thermodesulfovibrionales bacterium includes:
- the rplF gene encoding 50S ribosomal protein L6 — its product is MSRIGKKPIDIPGGVNVTLAGNAIRVKGPKGEMNWVYPERITVELSEGKLLVNRSGDLKEERSLHGLSRSLIANMVTGVSQGYERVLEISGVGYRAQVQGNKISLTLGYSHPVEYHLPEGVSAAVDQKQTTITLRGIDKQLLGQIAANLRALRPPDIYKGKGIRYAGQRLKLKVGKAGKK